Within Fusobacterium gonidiaformans ATCC 25563, the genomic segment GTAAAAGTTAATGTATTTCCTTGTCATATTGCTTGCTTACCGGTGGCTATTAATTTAAATTGTCATGCAGTACGACACCAAGAAGTGATTTTATAAGGAGGAAGAAAGATGGAATATACAGTCAATACTCCTCTTACGAAAGAGGTCATTGAAACATTAAAAATAGGAGATGTCGTAAAAATTACCGGAACTATTTATACAGCTCGAGATGCGGCTCATGCCAGATTAGTAAAATTGATAGAAGAAGGAAAAGAATTGCCATTTTCTCTTGAGGGACAAATTATTTACTATGTTGGACCAACACCTGCAAAACCTGGTTATGCCATTGGAAGTGCCGGACCAACGACAAGCTATCGTATGGATCCTTATGCTCCTATTTTAATGAAACATGGTTTAAAAGGAATGATAGGAAAAGGTGGACGTTCACAAGAAGTTAGAGATAGTATTCAAAAAGAAAAAGCGATATATTTTGCAGCAGTTGGAGGAGCTGCAGCTTTAATTGCAAAATCTATTCAAAAGGCAGAACTGATTGCTTATGAAGATTTAGGAGCTGAAGCAATTCGTAAATTAGAAGTAAAAGATTTTCCTGCGATTGTAGTGAATGATATTTATGGAGGAGACTTGTACGAAGAAGGAAGAAAACAATATATGGAGGAAATTTCGTTATGACAATAGAAGAAATGTTGGCATTAAGTCCAGTAATTCCTGCGATTAAAAATGATGTTTCTTTGGATGAGGCGATTTCTTCTGATTCTGAAATCATCTTTGTTATTATGGCAAATTTATTAAATATTGAACGAGTTGTCACATCTTTAAAAGAAGCGGGGAAAAAAGTCTTCATTCATGTAGATATGATAGATGGACTTTCCAGTTCCAATTATGGGGTTGAATATATTGTTGAAAAAATACAGCCATTTGGGATTATTACAACAAAACATAATATTGTATCTTTCGCATTAAAAATGAAGATTCCAGTAATTCAGCGTTTTTTTATTTTAGATTCTTTTTCTTTTGAAAAAACTTTATCACATATTCAAGAGAATAAACCAATGGCAGTAGAAGTTTTACCTGGTTTAATGCCTAAAATTTTACATTCTTTAGCAAGTAAAATAGATAGACCTTTAATTACAGGAGGATTGATTTCTAGTAAAGAAGATATTGTTAGTGCTTTATCAGCAGGAGCTTGTGCAGTTTCAACAACAGATACAAAACTTTGGAACATTTAATTGACTTTTCTAAAAAAATAGAGTAGAAAAAAGAAAAGGGATTCTATCATAAAAGGAGGAATTTTATGAAAAAATTAGTAA encodes:
- a CDS encoding Fe-S-containing hydro-lyase — encoded protein: MEYTVNTPLTKEVIETLKIGDVVKITGTIYTARDAAHARLVKLIEEGKELPFSLEGQIIYYVGPTPAKPGYAIGSAGPTTSYRMDPYAPILMKHGLKGMIGKGGRSQEVRDSIQKEKAIYFAAVGGAAALIAKSIQKAELIAYEDLGAEAIRKLEVKDFPAIVVNDIYGGDLYEEGRKQYMEEISL
- a CDS encoding glycerol-3-phosphate responsive antiterminator; translated protein: MTIEEMLALSPVIPAIKNDVSLDEAISSDSEIIFVIMANLLNIERVVTSLKEAGKKVFIHVDMIDGLSSSNYGVEYIVEKIQPFGIITTKHNIVSFALKMKIPVIQRFFILDSFSFEKTLSHIQENKPMAVEVLPGLMPKILHSLASKIDRPLITGGLISSKEDIVSALSAGACAVSTTDTKLWNI